Sequence from the Enhydrobacter sp. genome:
CCTTGCCGGCGCGCTCGATCTTGGCCTTGCCGATCGGCAACACGAAATCGGCGTCTTCCGGGACCTCGAACGACTGGCCGTAGAGAATCTCGTTCTCGAGGAAGATCACCGGGTTGGGATCGCGGATCGCGGCCTTGAGCAGGCCCTTGGCATCGGCGGCGCTCCACGGCGCGAGCACGCGCAGGCCCGGCACGTGTGCATACCAGCTCGCGTAGCATTGAGAGTGCTGCGCGGCGACACGCGCCGCCGCGCCGTTGGGGCCGCGGAAAACGATCGGGCAGGTCATCTGGCCGCCGGACATGTAGTGGGTCTTGGCCGCGGAGTTGATGATCTGGTCGATCGCCTGCATGGCGAAGTTGAACGTCATGAATTCGACGATCGGTTTGAGGCCGCCGAAGGCCGCACCCACGCCGAGGCCCGCGAAGCCGTGTTCGGTGATCGGCGTGTCGATGACGCGCTTGCCGCCGAACTCTTCGAGCAGACCCTGGCTGACCTTGTAGGCGCCTTGATACTGGGCGACCTCCTCGCCCATCAGGAAGACGCCGCCGTCCTTGCGCATCTCCTCGGCCATGGCGTCGCGCAACGCCTCGCGCACCGTGATGCGGTGCGTGCTGCCCTTCCACTCGGGCTCCGCCGACTGCGCCGCCACGGGCGGCATCGGTGCGGGTTTCGGCGGCATCTCCGCCTTGGGCTTGCCTTCGTTGTTCGGAACGTCGGCCTTGGCGGCCGTCGATTGGGCAGGCGCAGCGTTCGCCGCATCGGTGACTTCCTCGCCTTCGGCCGCAAGGACCAGGATGGGCGTGTTGACCGCGACGCCCTCGGTTCCTTCCTGCACCAGGATCCGGGCAACCGTACCCTCGTCCACCGCCTCGACCTCCATCGTCGCCTTGTCGGTTTCGATCTCGCAGATCACCTGTCCCGACTTGACCGCATCGCCCACTTTGACATGCCACTTGGCAAGCTTGCCCTCCGTCATGGTGGGGGACAGCGCCGGCATCAGAACGGGAATCGACATGGCGATCAGCCTCCGACCAGGACGTCGGCCCACAGCTCGGAAGGCTCGGGCTCGGGACTGTGCTGGGCGAATTCGGCGGCGTCGTTGACGATCTTGCGGATCTCG
This genomic interval carries:
- a CDS encoding pyruvate dehydrogenase complex E1 component subunit beta, with amino-acid sequence MSIPVLMPALSPTMTEGKLAKWHVKVGDAVKSGQVICEIETDKATMEVEAVDEGTVARILVQEGTEGVAVNTPILVLAAEGEEVTDAANAAPAQSTAAKADVPNNEGKPKAEMPPKPAPMPPVAAQSAEPEWKGSTHRITVREALRDAMAEEMRKDGGVFLMGEEVAQYQGAYKVSQGLLEEFGGKRVIDTPITEHGFAGLGVGAAFGGLKPIVEFMTFNFAMQAIDQIINSAAKTHYMSGGQMTCPIVFRGPNGAAARVAAQHSQCYASWYAHVPGLRVLAPWSAADAKGLLKAAIRDPNPVIFLENEILYGQSFEVPEDADFVLPIGKAKIERAGKDVTIVAFSIMVGKALAAAEELAKQGIDAEVINLRSLRPLDTDTIVASVKKTNRLVSVEEGWPFAGIGSELAAQMMDLAFDWLDAPVKRVAGLDVPLPYAANLERMALPQAENIVEAARAVCNR